In one Methanobrevibacter arboriphilus genomic region, the following are encoded:
- a CDS encoding polysaccharide biosynthesis C-terminal domain-containing protein produces MNEYKRFVQRIGLVGITNILISISGLIFIPIITKNFSVFDYGIWAQVNTTIALIPNIANLGLPYTMVRFLSAENDKSKIKESFYSMLAVVFASSLIISLLFIIFKNPIADSLFGGNINILYLVSIISFFACMNLMIISFFRTFQQIKRYSLFLVLQSYIGVLISSYLALSGYNIETVVLGLLVGYLAVFIIMLLMIGGYLGLAIPKFKNLKEELEFAIPTIPSNVSSWVVDSSDKYVIGIFIGSAAVGYYSPSYALGSILLMFLSPFALLLPAVLPKYFEEGNLKQVNIFLKYSMKYFMIITVPAAVGLSILSKPILLIITTPEIALNGYLITPFVCLGAIFMGMYGITNNILILEKKTKILGKIWILVGFLNLLFNIIAVPFIGIIGAAIVTLLCYLIALLITVFYSRKYLELPYDYISMIKIAISSIIMGIVVAIINPNGIWNVLITIIIGILVYFLVLFLIKGINKEELNFFKTMINES; encoded by the coding sequence ATGAATGAATATAAACGTTTTGTCCAGAGGATTGGGCTTGTTGGAATAACAAACATACTTATATCAATTAGTGGACTGATTTTTATTCCAATAATAACTAAAAACTTTTCAGTATTTGACTATGGAATATGGGCCCAAGTAAATACAACTATTGCTTTAATTCCAAATATAGCTAATTTAGGTCTTCCATATACAATGGTTAGATTTTTATCAGCTGAAAATGATAAATCAAAGATTAAAGAGTCTTTTTATTCTATGTTAGCTGTTGTTTTTGCTTCAAGCCTTATAATTTCATTATTATTTATAATATTTAAAAATCCAATAGCTGACTCTTTATTTGGTGGAAATATTAATATACTCTATTTAGTATCAATTATTTCATTCTTTGCTTGTATGAATCTAATGATCATTAGTTTCTTTAGAACATTCCAGCAAATTAAAAGATACTCACTATTTTTAGTTTTACAAAGCTATATAGGAGTTCTTATAAGTTCTTATCTTGCATTATCTGGATACAATATTGAAACTGTAGTTCTTGGACTTCTTGTAGGGTATTTAGCTGTATTTATTATAATGCTTTTAATGATTGGAGGATACCTTGGTTTAGCTATACCAAAATTTAAAAATCTTAAGGAAGAACTTGAATTTGCTATTCCTACAATTCCAAGTAATGTTTCATCATGGGTTGTTGATTCAAGTGATAAATATGTTATAGGGATTTTCATTGGTTCAGCTGCTGTAGGCTATTATTCACCAAGCTATGCTCTTGGAAGCATACTTCTAATGTTTTTATCTCCATTCGCTCTTCTTCTTCCAGCTGTACTTCCAAAATATTTTGAAGAAGGTAATTTAAAACAAGTAAACATTTTTCTTAAATATTCCATGAAATATTTCATGATAATAACAGTTCCTGCAGCTGTAGGGCTTTCAATTCTTTCAAAACCAATATTGTTAATAATCACAACTCCTGAAATAGCTCTCAATGGATATTTAATCACACCATTCGTTTGCCTGGGAGCTATATTTATGGGAATGTATGGAATAACCAATAATATATTAATTTTAGAGAAAAAAACAAAGATTCTTGGTAAAATTTGGATTCTTGTAGGCTTTTTAAATCTTTTGTTCAATATAATTGCAGTTCCATTTATTGGAATTATTGGAGCAGCTATTGTAACTTTATTATGTTATCTTATTGCATTGTTGATCACTGTATTTTATAGTAGAAAATATTTAGAACTTCCTTATGACTATATTTCCATGATAAAGATAGCTATATCTTCAATTATAATGGGAATAGTTGTAGCTATAATTAATCCTAATGGTATATGGAATGTTTTAATCACAATAATTATTGGTATATTGGTATACTTCTTAGTTTTATTCTTAATAAAAGGAATAAACAAAGAAGAGCTCAATTTTTTTAAAACGATGATTAATGAGAGTTAA
- a CDS encoding MarR family transcriptional regulator, which translates to MIITLIKEQTTKEYDKKMKEKYGSMEKLETLLEKTPKNILYADLENWKLLLENPEEPIRQEEIIITDKISIGENETQILNIIKNEKPKSIREIAIKIKKDPANITNKINLLAEEGLISFKKGLKNSKIPVLNYDKIEIAI; encoded by the coding sequence ATGATTATAACCTTAATTAAAGAACAAACTACAAAAGAATACGATAAAAAAATGAAAGAAAAATACGGAAGTATGGAAAAACTAGAAACACTATTAGAAAAAACACCAAAGAATATATTATACGCTGATTTAGAAAACTGGAAACTATTATTAGAAAACCCTGAAGAACCTATAAGACAAGAAGAGATTATAATCACTGATAAAATAAGCATAGGAGAGAACGAAACACAGATATTAAATATAATTAAAAATGAAAAACCTAAAAGTATCCGAGAAATAGCTATTAAAATAAAAAAAGATCCAGCTAATATAACTAATAAAATAAATCTTTTAGCTGAAGAGGGTTTAATTAGTTTCAAAAAAGGATTAAAAAATAGTAAAATACCAGTTTTAAATTATGATAAAATAGAAATAGCTATCTAA